AAGGCAGCAAATTAAAGATACTTATGAAATGCATACCTGAGACTTTTGGTAGGCTCTCCATAGGTGAGTTTTGATAAAAATAACAAACTTGTCCATTATGTATTGGTTTAGCCATTTTCATATTTCTGAAAGCAGCAACAAAAACCCTAGCTATACTAGTGAAAGGGCTTCCTTGAGGTGGAATTTTTCGATAGATTCGTGATCCAACTACGAATAGGGCAACAGCAATCAGATTCGCAGCAAGAGCAATGACAAATGAAAGTACCCAACTCACACTAGTTTGGATATAAATAAGGAGAGTGTATCCAATAATCCAACCAACATATAAGAAGCATACAAACCAATTGAAGAAGCTTGCTTGATGTTTAGGCTTATCTAATTGATCAGCTCCCATTGTTGCTAGTATGTATCGCGTTCCTCCAAGTCCAAGTGATGCTAATGTAAGAGATGTGTAAAGAAACGAGTATTGGGAGGTTGTTGGTGGTACACAAGTTGAGTTAAGATCACATTTAGGCGGCCTTAGTGACTTGATTGTAACTATTAAGGTGAACATGAGAACTCCCTGAAAAATGTAACCTTCTATTTAGCCTTATGCCAATGGAAATAAAAATGatttttatcaataaacaaaTAACATACCAATAATGAAACAATGGAGGAAATGAGTGTAATGGAGAAGGATCCGAAAGCAGAATCAGCAAAGATGGCGGCGATGAACGGAAACAAATTGATCAATGCACTAAATATGTTGTTAATCTGAGCAGCAGGGATGTTCTTCACGTTGAACATACTAATAAGGAACACTATTAAATTGGAATACCATGCTCCTGATGCTATACCTAGTCCCAAACTTGTTCCTGCAAAACATACAGTTAAAGATAAGGACAGTGTTTTGATCCGTCTAATATTTAATCCTATCTTTTGATAGTAAGTGTCAGAAAGTAAGTGTGAGTAATTGTGTACCATATCGAAAGATGAAGCAAAGAGCTTCTAATTTATGATCTAAGTGGGCTACTCCTCCTATTGTCAATTGGTTTTAGATGGAACCTCACTTGGGTTATGTTAGTGGGCTTTTGTTTCCCGACCGTTATAACAAACTGGTTAATAAAACTATCAAATACGTTTAGCTTAAGATTTATAGCACTTGATAATTTTAAAAACAGAGCTCTTTAATACCAGAACAACTATTCTGCTAAACCTCTGTTCGAATTTTTTGCTAAAAGACAATGTTAATAAAAGATGCTTAGCTATTCTGTTGTACTATGCTTCGGAAAGTGTAATGGACTGATTAAACACAATAAGTAAATTAGGAAACATAAACGCCCAAAGCTAAACACTCGATTAAACATAAGATGTATTACTGATTCATTGGGCATTAATTTACCTGTTAATATAAATTTGTGCTTCCGGTGAAATGAAATGCGTAGAACTTAATTTGTCCTTTATTTTTATGGTTCTACTCACAgccttcggcgagtggactaattTTCCGCGGGAGTTCGCATGGGTACCTTAATGGGCAGCATCCCttccagttgagatttttttcattcccaaggctcgaacccgagaccttggttaaggagcaagagacccttaaccactcatgccaacctcaattgattCTCATAATCCTTTATAGTACTAAGTTAGTACTACTAACATATTCAATccattttttcttttattttgaaaCATTATTACTATTAGGAGTTTTTTTGATACATAGAGTTGGAGGCCCTATAGTATACTGGATATAGGTTCGAAACCACAACCACACGATCATGGGGACAGTGAATTCGTGAAACCATTGAACTCAACTCCGTctcattactaaacaatattgTAACCAGTGGCGGTGCCAGGAATTTCTGACTAAGGGTTCGAAATTTTCAGACACatgtaataaaattaaaattcatagtagaaattcaaattacaactaataattTGATGATACACATGTTCTAatataataacattaaaacaaatttcaattaaACACTACGAGTTTTTCACTTCGAGGTGATGGAATTTCACTTTAAGGTGTTAGATATTCATTTTGAGGTGGTTCAAGTGGTATATTCATCAATACAGAAAAAATATGGGGCAAGGAAGATCTACAACACATATAATTTTGTTCTAGTTTTTGAAGTGTACAAGAAAAACCAACAAAAGTAAAGGGAAAAGGTAAAAATATGCTTCCGCTAGGAATCGAACCCTGATTGTCAGGATGATAGTATTGCAGAAGAACCGCTGAAGTACTAATATTGTTTGTGATAATTCTATGCGTTGAATAACTATAGTTTGATGTTTCTTCTACTTAAGCCTAGGCAGTTTTTTCCCCGGCCAGTaagggttcagttgaacccactgaaCCCTTATTGGCACCGCCCCTGATTGTAACCATTGTCTAAACATAACAAGGATGCTATTAAAGGAACATGTTACATGGATAATTAGTGAAAATAGAGAGAAGAATTAAGAAAGAAACCTAGGATTAGCATGGAGCTGAGCCACCCTCCTTTGCCattattgatttgttgttgttttatgtCTTCATTTGACTCCATTTTACTGCCTTCTCTGTTCTCCCCAAACTCTATAGATTTTGTGGATGATTCCATTTTTATGCAATCCAATCGGTGATGGAATAATAATTGAAACTCACATAATATATAAACTTAATTAGACATTATATTTCCTCAAAAAAATAAggttaattaaacaaatataaTATGATTAATATCTCATCGAAtcattttttgtattttctagtAATCTTCCAAAAAATAAAGCCCAACCAACTTGGGTATGGCTTATGGGTAGGTAGGTAAGTAGGCTCCAAAAAAATccttatctatttttttttttttttttttttttttttttgcaaatgtGAACAATTTGTGAACGATTTCTCCATTTTTGCAAATATTTCAACTTATAATACAGTAGTAGCACGACTGTCTTATTTCTTTCCACCAACTTTGGGTGGATTATATAGCGATTAAGGTCACGTTCTTTTGGACTTActtttttaactttttagtTAATTTCATTTTAGGTCCAATAAGTTTTGTTAGGTTTATATTCTATACCAGATTAGTTAAGGCCATATTTATccggtcaataagataagagcCTATAAGTATATAATTACATATAGCAAAAGTCATTTAGGACGATTGTTGTTAATGAAGTGATGAATACTAGGATTGAACAACATAACAACAAGCTAGCATATGATGAAATAAAGATAACGGCCAGttggttgaattttgtactaCAAATCATAAGGTATCATCCATGTCATTCTTATTTTCTACTCCGGTGTTATCTTTATGGCCCAATTCCCACTTGTATAGTGTTATGACTTATGATGAGTCAAAGACTTTAATTTAGACAAGCCGCCTCTAGCGCAAAGGCTACACATACCCTGGGGTATGTAGACCCTTACATAACCTATTTTTTGATTGGTTTATTATTGTTCCCACTCCCAAATAAAATCCATATTCCTCTAAAATTAATTTTCTTTAAGCTGATTTGGACCAATAAAAGACCAAGGTATGTGAGTCCTACATACCCCTGGATATATGTATCATCTTCCCGCCTCTAGCCAGTAGAAGAGGCAAGAATTGAAGGAAAAGAAAGCAATAATGAAAACTACCTCAAACTTTACTAATCGAAGAACAAACAAGGGTGCATGAATGATTTTTTTATGTGCAAATGAGTCACAATGGGCTATACGCCTATACAGATTACAAATTGGGGTGGGTAGATAGTACACATGTTCTTGGATTTAACCACTAGACCAAAATCTTTTTTGTGGGGTGCATAAATGAAGAATGTACATAGACACCTTTGACCCTTTGTTCCAAGCGGAAATTTTGTTAAAATTGGGAGTATCATTCTTACTCAATAATGGACCAGAATCATTATCATTTCATCCTCATTCGAATtataaaaaagacaaaaaaaaattgaccaaATGAATGGATTAGAAATTCACAATTTAATAAAAGGAAGCCTATATGCTTACTAAATGGACTTCAGAGGAATAAAGTCCATTTGGGCCTTTATGTATGCACTTATATTATAACATACTTAAGGCCTTAAAATGGATGCCATTAAGAATAAAAGATATCTACTCCGTAATATTTTCCATTTTCCATTTTCCATACACAACAAGACATCATCACATCACACTGTTTAGAAATAAACCACGTGagtaacataaaaaataaattgtgtGTGTACACAACATGATGAAGAGAATAAAGTTGTTACATTTCATTCTGATACAATAATTTGATTTTCAGCAGACTCATTATTTGTGTACTTGTATAATTTAGCACATAAAAGAAAATAACCAAAGTTAATAGCTCCAATAATAGCAAGTGTCCAGTAAACTTGATCCAACCTCCCTTGATTAATATCGTCCGGTAACCATGAAGTCCTCCGTTGAACCGAGCTTATAAACACAGTGCTAAGGTAATATCCGACGGCCATATGCAAAGAGGCTAACGACGCGGCTGTACTCCTTAGTGATTTAGGTAGTTCTTGATAGAAGAAAGCCAACTCTGCCGGGAAGTAAAACGAGCTAGAAACACCCAACAATCCTAATGGCAAAATTAACCATAATACTGAAATCATCATATagttattattagtattattaagCACGTGATCATGAAGTCGTCGTCGTTTGTTCTCAACGAGAGCAAACGAGATCATGCTTAGGAAAGTGAGGAAGTAGCCATTGCCAACGCGCTTAAGAGGTGATAAAGGTCGACCAAGAGTGGTTTTCCATAGTGGATATAGTACTCGATCAAGAAAGCAAAGTGCGATGGATCCACATAGTAGTGGAAACACTAAGATGCTTGCAGCTGGGAGCTTGAAATGTCGTGTGCCTAGGGTTCGATCCATTGCCAATGCTTGGAGAATAACTAAGCTTGCACCAACTCCGGATATTGTGTTGAGTAATATACCTCCTGACCATATTGGTAATGCTTTTATCAGTTTCTTTAGGTCTTCTACTTCTTCAACCGTGCATAATGTCCATGATTTTTTAAGGGGTTTTGACTCTTGATGATCTCTACATCTTTTTATCAAGGCAGCTCGATTGAAAAACCTACAGTACGTTTATCATAGTTAAACATTATGCGGTTAATCAAGATATTAATTTTAGAGGATTCATACTTTCGATCATCTATTACTATctattactatttgcacaaatattaacacAAAAGTAGAAAATATTAGTTGAATATATGGATAAATGAAGAGAAATGTCTAAAAATGTGGGTGAGGGTAAGAATAACCATGAATTAAATAAGAGAACGTAACGTGGGTGGAAacttgtaaatattgtggggtgAAAAGTGTaagtagtaaattttcatgtccaaaaatagaataaagcaaagtgtaaaatactttatgaaacggactaaaacggaaaatttaaagatcattttgaaacgaatGTAGTATATATTAAGAATAATTAGGCCCTAGTGTTAAGACTTGAGTTATGCTGACATAATATGTGCCACGGCTAGTTTAAGACCACACATAGCTAGACACATACGTAGTAGTAACCTATAGCACTGAAGTGGGTGACTCTTGAATAAAGAAGGGCATGGGCGCGGCGGGTCTCGGGCAAGACCCATGAGACCCAAAACCGTATCCATATTTTTCACGTACGTGGACTCGGATTCATTGGGTATGAAAAATTCAGAATCTTACCCTGATCCAATGGGTCTGGCGCTAGGGATGGCAATCACATCCGAATCCGAACCGAGTCCGAGCCGATCCGAAGGAAAAAATCCGACCCGAATCCGAGAAAAAAAAAGTCCGAATCCGAATCCGATTAAAAACATCCGAATCCGAATGGATATGGATCGAATATGGAGTCCGCAGAGACTCCGACCCGAGTCCGAATCCGAGTCCAAATCCGACCCGAAATTATTTCAAAGTGATTGTTTTTcgtaaaaacattttttaaaaaggaaattcctaatttaatctaatatatttaattaaagcgcatatatttataatttattcatttattagaaactcattagattttggtaaatgagaaataggatttctaatttattttaaaattaataaatacaaGTTCTATGTAAGTAAAGTTAACGCATGATtcggatttggatatggatttggatttggatttggatttggatatggatatggattcggatttggatatggataaatttttttgagtgcgaattttaaatggatttggatatggatatggatatggatatggatgcaattttggagtccgaattttaaatggatatggatatggatgcaattttagagtccgaattttaaatggatCGGATTTGGAGTTTACTACATCCGACCCAAATCCgatccattgccatccctatcTGGCGCGGCGGGTCTTGGGTCTAAAATGGGACCCAAATtaagtttaatattttattaatttttaaccCTTTTTTTTCTAGGTCATTAATTTGACCATCATTTACCATCACATTTGTGTATAAAATATCataaactagattttagcccgtgcgatgcacggattctattaaattgttatgtttaaataaaaatcctatgtatatactacttttatatattagattagattagtttttgattttgcattgaatttcattttagatttttttttattatgaaagtgtttgttttttgatgaaaatgtatatgcgtaatattaataaataattaataaaaaatatttacgtgaaagttaatcatttctttacgtggcactcgacttttttaattcaaaattaattttgaaatcttatttttcattggcggaaaaccattagatttttctatgtggcgctctaCTATTGTATTAAGGTTTGATTTTaagttgaattttatttattttattttagattattgtttgattttaaaatgaattttatttattttattttagattattgtttgattttggatgattttatttagatttattttttaattattagagtgtttgattttagagggagttgtatatattagtaattaattaattaaaatatctacgtggcacctaattaattatctacgtagaaatcgattattttttaattattatagtgtttgattttcgatggagttgtatatgttagtaattaattaataaaaatatctacgtgacacctaattaattatctatgtgtcacctaattaattatctacgtgtcactttattttttaaattcaaaaagaaattagaaatattatttttcattaattggccgaaaccattagtaatcctaggtggcgctctaatatttcagcaaatattcctccattggccgaagccattagatttttctacatggcgctctaatattggattaatgtttgattttaaattgaaatttatttattttattttagattattgtttgattttggatgaattttattttagatttatttttaaattattagagtgtttgattttagatggagttgtatatattagtaattaatttattaattaaaatatctatgtagcacctaattaattatctatgtggcaatcgattatttattaattattagagtgtttgattttcgatggagttgtatatattaataattaattaattaaaatatctacgtggaacttgattttttttaattcaaaaagaaattagaaatcttatttttcattggccgaaaccattagtaatcctaggtggcgctctaatatttcattaaatatgcctcctttatatatgtatattagattaacAATTATTTTACATACAATCTAATGTGGAAAATATGtctaaatttaaaataaattaatatgtttttattaatttattaatcaaattaattcatgGGTCGGATATGGATCTAAACATATTGGACCCAAAAGCATACCCGTTTTTTAAGAGTTTGACCCGGATCCTCCAAAATTCAATAGGTCTAAAAGAATTGGTTGTGGCTCATGGACCCTAAAAATTGGGCGGATCCAACAGGGTCTGGTTCGATTCCTAGACGCATGCACATCTGTATATATAGACTTGACAAAAActtaaattgaatattgaaaatcGATTCAAAACTTAAAACCCAATGTTTGAGTTAAATAATAAATGAACATACCTAAGACTAGAAGTTGGAGATCCATGAAGCATCTTTAATTTTGAGGTACCATAGAAGTAATCATCTCCAACCTTTTCTCCAGCCACTCTATCACCCTTCCGAAACGACGCAACCAGAACACGAGCTATACTGATGAAAGGGCTTCCTTGTGGCACCACCAGCCGATAAAAGCGGGACCCAAACAGGAAAAGTGCAATGGCAACTGCATTGACAGCAGCACTCAGCCCAAAACTTAAGGTCCATTTTCCTTTATCTTGGAGGTATATCACAGCAGTAAAGCCTATAACAGAGCTAGCTTCGATGGCGAAGATGAACCAGTTGAAGAAAACTCGCTGCTGTTCAGGTGTTTTGAACTGATCTGCTCCCAATGCTCCTATCACGAAACGAGTCCCCCCGAATCCAACCATCGAAATTGCTAACGTGGCGTAAAGGAAGGCGTACTCAAGGCTTGATGGAGGGTTATTGCATGAGGAGGTTGTGTTTGTGCATGGTGGAGGCCTTAATGTTGGGATTGCAGATGTAAGGGTGAACATTATTGCGCCCTATAATTTGCATGCataaaaatttaccaaattaATTTTGCTAACAACTACCTTAAACTATGTTTTGGTGTTGAAAACACTGTCAGTCCGTTATGCATGCACTTAccaattttcttattttaaaattaatattacaTTCGTTTTATAATGATCTTTACCGTTACTATTTAAACAAATGTtcagaaaaaagaaaatttatAAGAAATAGAGTGGAAATATGTAAATTTGTAGGGTAAGAAAGGTAAGATGGTatattttcatgtccaaaaatagaataaagcacaTTATGAAaca
This sequence is a window from Spinacia oleracea cultivar Varoflay chromosome 1, BTI_SOV_V1, whole genome shotgun sequence. Protein-coding genes within it:
- the LOC110798843 gene encoding protein NRT1/ PTR FAMILY 2.4-like, with translation MEHYEKGEEDEASLQDEQICVNDNKGGWVTLPFIIGSMMGLTLAATSWYANIVVYAMKKYNIKDISAAQFHNVVGAGVNFFPILAAILADSLFGSYSVVLVSSFVSLLGAIMFTLTSAIPTLRPPPCTNTTSSCNNPPSSLEYAFLYATLAISMVGFGGTRFVIGALGADQFKTPEQQRVFFNWFIFAIEASSVIGFTAVIYLQDKGKWTLSFGLSAAVNAVAIALFLFGSRFYRLVVPQGSPFISIARVLVASFRKGDRVAGEKVGDDYFYGTSKLKMLHGSPTSSLRFFNRAALIKRCRDHQESKPLKKSWTLCTVEEVEDLKKLIKALPIWSGGILLNTISGVGASLVILQALAMDRTLGTRHFKLPAASILVFPLLCGSIALCFLDRVLYPLWKTTLGRPLSPLKRVGNGYFLTFLSMISFALVENKRRRLHDHVLNNTNNNYMMISVLWLILPLGLLGVSSSFYFPAELAFFYQELPKSLRSTAASLASLHMAVGYYLSTVFISSVQRRTSWLPDDINQGRLDQVYWTLAIIGAINFGYFLLCAKLYKYTNNESAENQIIVSE
- the LOC110798841 gene encoding LOW QUALITY PROTEIN: protein NRT1/ PTR FAMILY 2.7-like (The sequence of the model RefSeq protein was modified relative to this genomic sequence to represent the inferred CDS: inserted 1 base in 1 codon; deleted 1 base in 1 codon), which encodes MTFAIFYILCEFQLLFHHRLDCIKMESSTKSIEFGENREGSKMESNEDIKQQQINNGKGGWLSSMLILGTSLGLGIASGAWYSNLIVFLISMFNVKNIPAAQINNIFSALINLFPFIAAIFADSAFGSFSITLISSIVSLLGVLMFTLIVTIKSLRPPKCDLNSTCVPPTTSQYSFLYTSLTLASLGLGGTRYILATMGADQLDKPKHQASFFNWFVCFLYVGWIIGYTLLIYIQTSVSWVLSFVIALAANLIAVALFVVGSRIYRKIPPQGSPFTSIARVFVAAFRNMKMAKPIHNGQVCYFYXKLTYGEPTKSLRFLNKAAFIKEGENHENGTKTKSWSQCTVEDVKKLIKILPLWSSSILLSGAMGVIISFTVLMALVMDRHMGSNFEIPAGTFTVVTLVFTAITSSSLDRFIYPTYKKLTGRRLTYLQGIGVCHVSNILAAIAFALIERKRHKLIQHNVVAPLSALWLIFPLVINIMGIGEGFYFSPEVALYYQEFPKSLRSTSTAMISLHIAAGYYMSSAFIDLVGRTSNWLPNDINLGRVDNACWVLAIVATVNFAYFLLCAILYKYNNPNPILDDVTSASS